The region GAGTATAAACACCCATTGAACCTGTCTCAAGAACATCCACTGTGTCTTTCAGGTTGTATTTTTCCACAAGCTCTCTCAAGTAGTTAACAAACTGCCTTGCACCAAGTAAAACACTGTTTGAATCAACTGAAACGAGTACAAGCATAGGTTTCATTGTTTCTCACCACCCTGGCGAAGGCTTTCGATAATTTCTCTGATTTTTTTGACAGTAAGATCACCATAATATTGATCATTTATCATGATAACAGGAGCCACGCCACATAGGCCTAAACAACTTGTAGTTTCAAGCGTGAACAGTCCATCTTCCGTTGTTTCACCAAATTTCACATTGAGCATCTCTTGAATTGCTTTAACAATTTCCCTTCCTCCCGTGACATGGCATGGTAAATTGACACACACTCTTATGACATACCTTCCAAGTGGCTTCGTAGAGAACATTGTGTAAAAAGTCAGAACTTCATAAACCTTAGATGGTGGAACATTGAGCTCTTCAGCAACTATTTCAGCTGCTTCCGGGGGTATGTAATTTCCAAAATGATCCTGAATTCGATGCAATATGTTAATGAGTATATCTCTTTCTTCAAGAGACTGAGAGCTAACCTCTTTGATAAGCGCGCACACCTTCTCACGATCAATCATGAAAATGCCTCCTTCTTATGGCGATACTTTGCTTATAGCACCGAACCTGCAAACCTCAATGCAGCTACCACATCTTATACAGATATCGTTGTCTATAACATGAGTCTTTCTGACCTCGCCTGATATAGCATTCACAGGACAGACTCTCGCGCAAGCTGTGCAGCCAACACATTTTGCAGAATCTATCACGTATCTTATCAAGTTCTTGCATTTTAACGCAGGGCATCTCTTTTCTTTGACATGTGCTTCATATTCATCGCGATAATACTGTAAAGTGCTCAAAACAGGATTGGGTGCAGTTTGCCCAAGACCACACAATGACGTATCTTTTATCACATTTG is a window of Pseudothermotoga elfii DSM 9442 = NBRC 107921 DNA encoding:
- the nuoE gene encoding NADH-quinone oxidoreductase subunit NuoE; the protein is MIDREKVCALIKEVSSQSLEERDILINILHRIQDHFGNYIPPEAAEIVAEELNVPPSKVYEVLTFYTMFSTKPLGRYVIRVCVNLPCHVTGGREIVKAIQEMLNVKFGETTEDGLFTLETTSCLGLCGVAPVIMINDQYYGDLTVKKIREIIESLRQGGEKQ